A window of Clavibacter michiganensis contains these coding sequences:
- a CDS encoding universal stress protein — MHVIVTTDGSQASLQAARQFQVIADSREITEVTVLAVVSPYAAAPFANELGPRRATGQTELSYRRDAEAAVDTVAAVFDGWGPTIHHDVRSGSPATEIIRAAEDLSAGLISMAAGSRGLTATILLGSTASRVQHSAPCPVLICRPTVRG, encoded by the coding sequence GTGCACGTCATCGTCACCACCGACGGATCCCAGGCATCGCTCCAGGCGGCCCGCCAGTTCCAGGTGATCGCGGACTCCCGCGAGATCACCGAGGTCACCGTGCTCGCGGTCGTGAGCCCCTACGCGGCCGCGCCGTTCGCGAACGAGCTCGGCCCGCGCCGCGCGACAGGCCAGACCGAGCTCAGCTACCGCCGCGACGCAGAGGCCGCCGTCGACACGGTCGCGGCGGTCTTCGACGGGTGGGGCCCGACCATCCACCACGACGTGCGCAGCGGCTCCCCCGCCACCGAGATCATCCGCGCCGCCGAGGACCTCTCCGCCGGCCTGATCTCCATGGCTGCCGGCAGCCGCGGCCTCACCGCGACGATCCTCCTCGGCAGCACCGCGTCGCGGGTGCAGCACTCGGCGCCGTGCCCGGTGCTGATCTGCCGGCCGACGGTGCGGGGGTAG
- a CDS encoding TlpA family protein disulfide reductase, with the protein MVLRPASLLAGALVLVAALSGCTASDDLAQQFRSGDGKGYISGDGRVTEFSVEDRGEPVTFASDDTAGTTVTAEQFRGKVLVVNFWYAECGPCRLEAKDLNKVSEATTDTAAFLGVNTRDSAANADAFVRTFGVPYDTVLDVEDNSVQLAFADRTAPNATPSTIVLDPEGRVSARILGLVDPSTLTTLIATAAATPPA; encoded by the coding sequence GTGGTTCTTCGACCTGCGTCCCTCCTCGCCGGCGCTCTCGTGCTTGTGGCGGCCCTCAGCGGGTGCACTGCATCTGATGACCTCGCGCAACAGTTCCGTTCTGGGGACGGCAAGGGATACATCTCCGGAGACGGGCGGGTCACGGAGTTCAGCGTCGAAGATCGAGGCGAGCCCGTGACGTTCGCCTCAGACGACACAGCTGGCACGACCGTGACCGCTGAGCAGTTCCGCGGGAAGGTCCTCGTCGTCAACTTCTGGTACGCCGAGTGCGGTCCGTGCCGCCTCGAGGCAAAGGACCTGAACAAGGTGAGCGAGGCGACGACGGACACGGCGGCGTTCTTGGGCGTGAATACCAGGGACTCGGCTGCCAACGCCGATGCCTTCGTCCGCACGTTCGGCGTCCCGTATGACACCGTGCTCGACGTGGAGGACAACAGCGTGCAGTTGGCGTTCGCGGACAGGACAGCACCTAATGCCACGCCGTCGACCATCGTGCTCGATCCGGAGGGGCGTGTGAGCGCACGGATCCTCGGGCTCGTCGACCCGAGCACGCTCACGACGCTGATCGCGACGGCCGCGGCGACGCCGCCCGCCTAG
- a CDS encoding peptidoglycan-binding domain-containing protein, whose product MRTRFINGAAIGAGACLVGALLSAPTAANAAAAHADSVGTCTTVRAFSAPAGKTYTAPTTASGSRDCRLEIGNQSPAVTRLQQELKDGCDSAPQDIAVDGQFGRATKAALQSAQSTLGITADGIYGSQTASKFAWLTTDGKLCYTPGI is encoded by the coding sequence ATGCGTACTCGATTCATCAACGGAGCCGCGATCGGAGCGGGTGCCTGCCTGGTCGGCGCGCTCTTGAGCGCGCCCACAGCGGCCAACGCGGCGGCAGCCCATGCCGACAGCGTCGGCACGTGCACGACCGTCCGTGCCTTCAGCGCCCCGGCGGGTAAGACTTACACGGCGCCGACTACCGCCAGCGGCAGCCGTGACTGCCGGCTCGAGATCGGCAACCAAAGCCCCGCTGTGACGAGGCTCCAGCAGGAGCTGAAGGATGGCTGTGACAGCGCACCGCAGGACATCGCGGTCGATGGGCAGTTCGGACGCGCGACCAAGGCGGCCCTCCAGAGCGCGCAGAGCACCCTCGGCATCACCGCGGATGGCATCTATGGAAGCCAGACGGCGTCGAAATTCGCATGGCTGACGACGGACGGGAAGCTCTGCTACACGCCAGGAATCTGA
- a CDS encoding DUF2510 domain-containing protein, with translation MAAETQAGWYDDGSGTMRWWDGTRWTETVQPSPPPGYGASAVTPVSAGAAAATTTDAAPRKRGKSYVVLQTILKEKVWGTGSGNLTELENAINAQAARGYRLHTISTAVSGSKGLGGGDRIQATMVFEAIEP, from the coding sequence ATGGCAGCTGAGACGCAGGCCGGTTGGTACGACGACGGTTCAGGGACCATGCGCTGGTGGGACGGCACGCGCTGGACGGAGACGGTGCAGCCTTCGCCGCCTCCGGGCTATGGCGCGTCGGCGGTTACACCCGTCTCCGCCGGAGCAGCAGCCGCGACGACGACAGATGCAGCTCCGCGGAAGCGCGGCAAGAGCTACGTGGTCCTTCAGACCATCCTGAAGGAGAAGGTGTGGGGCACCGGATCCGGCAACCTCACCGAGCTGGAGAACGCGATCAACGCGCAGGCGGCTCGCGGCTACCGGCTGCACACCATCTCGACGGCTGTGTCGGGCAGCAAGGGGCTCGGCGGAGGCGACCGCATCCAGGCGACGATGGTGTTCGAGGCGATCGAGCCATGA
- a CDS encoding amino acid permease: MASAPQLHKSLTQRQLTMIAIGGVIGAGLFVGSGVVINGAGPGAFLTYAISGVLIILVMRMLGEMATANPSTGSFADYARHALGGWAGFSMGWLYWYFWVIVVGFEAVAGAKALTYWFDAPLWLLSLGLMALMTATNLISVGAFGEFEYWFAGIKVAAIILFLGLGSLYVLGIWPGRSLDFSNLVVHGGFFPNGVGAIFSSVVVVIFSMVGAEIATIAAAESKDPAKAIRKSTNSVILRISLFFVGSLFLLAVILPWDSTELGASPFVSAFDRMGIPFAGDVMNAVVLTAVLSCLNSGLYTASRMLFVLAARREAPARLVKVTERGVPRAAILLSSVVGFLCVIAAAVSPDTVFLFLLNSSGAIILFVYLLISISQIVLRRRSGSAGLPVKMWLFPGLSIVTVVGILAVLAQMALDPEIRPQLVLSLVAWAVVLVLYVVTKARGGSVDPVATSDAEEAAAAPAVPVPDAR; encoded by the coding sequence ATGGCATCCGCGCCCCAGCTGCACAAGAGCCTCACGCAGAGGCAGCTCACCATGATCGCGATCGGCGGCGTCATCGGCGCCGGCCTGTTCGTGGGCTCCGGGGTGGTGATCAACGGCGCGGGCCCGGGCGCGTTCCTCACCTACGCGATCTCCGGCGTGCTGATCATCCTGGTGATGCGGATGCTCGGCGAGATGGCGACCGCGAACCCCAGCACCGGATCCTTCGCCGACTACGCGCGGCACGCGCTCGGCGGCTGGGCCGGGTTCTCGATGGGCTGGCTCTACTGGTACTTCTGGGTCATCGTCGTCGGCTTCGAGGCGGTCGCCGGTGCGAAGGCCCTCACCTACTGGTTCGACGCGCCGCTCTGGCTCCTCTCCCTCGGCCTCATGGCGCTGATGACCGCCACCAACCTCATCTCCGTCGGCGCGTTCGGCGAGTTCGAGTACTGGTTCGCGGGGATCAAGGTGGCGGCGATCATCCTGTTCCTCGGCCTCGGCAGCCTCTACGTCCTGGGCATCTGGCCGGGCCGCTCGCTCGACTTCTCGAACCTCGTCGTGCACGGCGGCTTCTTCCCGAACGGCGTCGGCGCGATCTTCTCCTCGGTCGTCGTCGTGATCTTCTCCATGGTCGGCGCGGAGATCGCGACCATCGCGGCCGCGGAGTCGAAGGACCCGGCGAAGGCGATCCGGAAGTCCACCAACTCCGTGATCCTCCGCATCTCGCTGTTCTTCGTCGGCTCGCTGTTCCTGCTCGCCGTGATCCTCCCGTGGGATTCCACGGAGCTCGGCGCCTCGCCGTTCGTGAGCGCATTCGACCGCATGGGCATCCCGTTCGCCGGCGACGTGATGAACGCGGTCGTCCTCACGGCCGTGCTCTCGTGCCTGAATTCCGGCCTCTACACGGCGAGCCGCATGCTCTTCGTGCTCGCGGCGCGGCGGGAGGCGCCCGCGCGGCTGGTCAAGGTGACGGAACGCGGAGTGCCGCGCGCCGCGATCCTGCTCTCGTCGGTCGTCGGCTTCCTCTGCGTGATCGCGGCCGCCGTCTCCCCCGACACCGTCTTCCTGTTCCTGCTCAACTCCTCCGGCGCGATCATCCTGTTCGTCTACCTGCTGATCTCGATCTCGCAGATCGTCCTGCGCCGCCGGAGCGGATCCGCCGGCCTGCCGGTCAAGATGTGGCTGTTCCCGGGCCTCTCGATCGTCACGGTCGTCGGGATCCTCGCGGTGCTCGCGCAGATGGCGCTGGATCCCGAGATCCGCCCGCAGCTCGTGCTGAGCCTGGTCGCGTGGGCGGTGGTGCTCGTGCTCTACGTGGTGACGAAGGCGCGGGGCGGGTCGGTGGATCCGGTGGCGACGTCTGATGCGGAGGAGGCGGCCGCCGCGCCCGCGGTCCCGGTGCCCGACGCCCGGTGA
- a CDS encoding histidine phosphatase family protein: MATVILVRHGRTTANATGILAGRTPGVDLDDTGREQADRAGDRLAAVPLAAVVCSPLQRCWETAQRILERQPGKPAQPVDPDLTECDYGDWQGRPLSELATEDLWKTVQAHPSAVVFPGGESMAGMQARAVAAIRRHDAEIEAEHGPGAVWVAVSHGDVIKSILADAYGMHLDLFQRIDVGPASLSIVRYGAGRPTVHATNTDAGDLSWLATATSAGDAPVGGGAGHSTP; the protein is encoded by the coding sequence ATGGCGACAGTGATCCTCGTGCGGCACGGACGGACGACAGCGAACGCGACCGGGATCCTGGCGGGGCGCACCCCCGGCGTCGACCTCGACGACACCGGGCGCGAGCAGGCCGACCGCGCCGGCGACCGGCTCGCCGCCGTGCCACTGGCGGCCGTCGTCTGCAGCCCGCTCCAGCGCTGCTGGGAGACGGCGCAGCGGATCCTCGAGCGGCAGCCGGGGAAGCCCGCCCAACCCGTCGACCCCGATCTCACCGAGTGCGACTACGGCGACTGGCAGGGCCGCCCCCTCAGCGAGCTCGCCACCGAGGACCTCTGGAAGACCGTCCAGGCGCACCCGTCCGCCGTCGTCTTCCCCGGCGGCGAGTCCATGGCCGGGATGCAGGCGCGCGCGGTCGCCGCGATCCGCCGGCACGACGCCGAGATCGAGGCCGAGCACGGGCCTGGCGCCGTGTGGGTCGCGGTGAGCCACGGTGACGTGATCAAGTCGATCCTTGCCGACGCGTACGGCATGCACCTCGACCTGTTCCAGCGCATCGACGTGGGCCCCGCCTCCCTCTCCATCGTGCGCTACGGCGCGGGCCGGCCGACCGTGCACGCGACCAACACCGACGCGGGCGACCTCTCCTGGCTGGCGACGGCCACGAGCGCCGGAGATGCGCCCGTCGGCGGCGGCGCTGGGCACAGCACGCCGTGA
- a CDS encoding DUF3090 domain-containing protein has product MPTRALEFDWPDRAVVGTIGLPGARTFYFQVRSGPQLVTIALEKQQSALLAEKIDEILDQLVTVEGNPFSVPASTPPELVDNDPLEEVDERWRTGAMGLGWDPTTAQVVIEAYPLAEDDDSDDFDLPSVDDDVDDTEMLVVRMPVGAARAFAKRTHEVVGAGRPICAICGYPIDPDGHEHTFPDE; this is encoded by the coding sequence ATGCCCACACGAGCCCTCGAATTCGACTGGCCCGACCGGGCCGTGGTCGGCACCATCGGCCTCCCGGGCGCGCGCACGTTCTACTTCCAGGTGCGCTCCGGACCGCAGCTGGTGACCATCGCCCTCGAGAAGCAGCAGTCCGCGCTGCTCGCCGAGAAGATCGACGAGATCCTCGACCAGCTCGTCACCGTCGAGGGCAACCCCTTCAGCGTCCCCGCGAGCACGCCCCCGGAGCTCGTCGACAACGACCCGCTCGAGGAGGTCGACGAGCGCTGGCGCACCGGCGCCATGGGCCTCGGCTGGGATCCGACGACGGCCCAGGTCGTCATCGAGGCGTACCCCCTCGCCGAGGACGACGACAGCGATGACTTCGACCTCCCGAGCGTCGACGACGACGTGGACGACACCGAGATGCTCGTGGTGCGCATGCCCGTCGGCGCCGCCCGCGCGTTCGCCAAGCGCACCCACGAGGTCGTGGGCGCCGGCCGCCCGATCTGCGCGATCTGCGGCTACCCCATCGACCCCGACGGGCACGAGCACACCTTCCCCGACGAATGA
- a CDS encoding SCO1664 family protein produces MSATDPLDGELIVTGRIRTASNATFLGTIGDVTVVYKPIRGENPLWDFPDAVLAHREVAAYLVSEALGWGVVPRTWLRDGPAGEGMVQLWQDEDPDQDAVDLVPASEIPETGYRTVLGGEDEEGNTVALIHEDTPALRRMAVFDVLVNNADRKGFHVLAMPDGHRFGVDHGLTFHEDHKLRTVLWGWVGDPLTADELEGVDRVAAGLDGELGRELAELLTAEEIVALRARCISLRTQARFPAPAGQQSAVPWPLF; encoded by the coding sequence ATGTCGGCGACGGACCCGCTGGACGGCGAGCTGATCGTCACCGGCCGCATCCGCACCGCGTCCAACGCGACCTTCCTCGGGACGATCGGCGACGTGACCGTCGTCTACAAGCCGATCCGCGGCGAGAACCCCCTCTGGGACTTCCCCGACGCCGTGCTCGCGCATCGCGAGGTCGCCGCGTACCTCGTCTCCGAGGCGCTCGGCTGGGGCGTCGTGCCGCGCACGTGGCTGCGCGACGGCCCCGCGGGCGAGGGCATGGTGCAGCTCTGGCAGGACGAGGATCCCGACCAGGACGCCGTCGACCTGGTCCCCGCGTCCGAGATCCCGGAGACCGGCTACCGCACTGTCCTCGGCGGCGAGGACGAGGAGGGCAACACGGTCGCCCTCATCCACGAGGACACCCCGGCGCTGCGCCGCATGGCGGTCTTCGACGTGCTCGTCAACAACGCCGACCGCAAGGGCTTCCACGTGCTCGCCATGCCGGACGGCCACCGCTTCGGCGTCGACCACGGCCTCACCTTCCACGAGGACCACAAGCTGCGGACTGTGCTGTGGGGGTGGGTCGGGGATCCGCTGACCGCTGATGAACTCGAAGGTGTGGATCGGGTGGCGGCAGGGCTGGATGGGGAGCTGGGGCGGGAGCTGGCGGAGCTGCTGACGGCGGAGGAGATCGTGGCGCTGCGCGCACGGTGTATCAGCCTGCGTACGCAGGCGCGGTTCCCGGCGCCCGCTGGTCAGCAGTCCGCGGTGCCCTGGCCGCTGTTCTGA
- a CDS encoding AAA family ATPase: MQRTSASSVRQRLSGPSVQIDHWMTTVGLTEAAFLSAIEQFTRELGTQKPARVNTKKRVRKSAEQLITTSPIPTHLVPTWLSLTFSDNGDSLVAATANWRPSEIIESHSYSLEMGWSAYKEGKYLQARSAVDAVLAQVGPDWGPNSSADALRSWNWLRLVSELASIERGEIVDSRRSWTSVCEFAVRCVPDDEKISTWLENALGDFITSDLASIRALTAYSTRLIATLGHEEALSSYTNSEKASLRQAWKERYSLSGDDARSTAAAASSIIPRLKQLTQMLYLGARDSTATDRTLSEASHEFLNYLDEAESEFYDECLELLDDAQRLDTSDATNHRDLQDALAGLTEFQGRIANSGSSTLQDYVAPLVRITISRLEQATGRLGDLSRPEVRIRLSSAKLPFSAASGSTYDISFTVTNHGNTAAEQIRLEVRQPELGIDSAVELDSLGPGAESEVAVSVFASGKSRKAVTLECLTTWTDALLQQFNSAQQVSAEDQMPVTWSINDINPFNLGTISEPERLVGRADDLAALDALLAGKASAYITGHKRVGKTSLTRVLLRSVAQERGWAGSLLPLGRALGETQSAGDLVYALLDEVLDAGRTTYPHAFLNIEEVEAAADGNFARAANKWLRSAARALPKDGRVVIAIDDFDELPSHLVTGPQADSLFLFLRSLVDEPWLNLIVVGSEVLPSIIQAQAHKLNQVVPVSVTNFSTRSSTAELLQSPTSDRLEWVPASIDRMHYLCAGNPYYETLVAQRLWQMMRERYRSVVMASDVDEAAIFVARSASESNFVHLWADSTSGLAHTGRSAIVASAVLRSIARCGGDTLAPASPEEVTRLAQSWIQTATTDELLQAIAALTSRDIVRPGPSAGRLLISIPLVGVWLQEAGARALDGIYANSKHATATVRMITDSDLVSLARGLRYKGEQVTEIRIKAWLEQFGGNDSQYLAFKMLRRMIMDGYFTSTRIQNTELPRLSTAVNKLSAARMHIREANNQNVRNALLIDHGKAGDSTQGTLALLAKALKIKKANIVQLADLADRMKGVKSDVVLYLLDDYSGSGNHLSSELDKVTEVVLSMGDEWVEKTHVVVGACIVAEATSLASPTVPFSLETVYGRLLGERFRPFSEESGVYDSRKEKEDAEEMTMSIGNALLPNNPLGFGGAALLTLFEFNCPNNVAPIFWKAGEVAGRDWIPLFERST; the protein is encoded by the coding sequence ATGCAGCGCACCAGCGCATCGTCTGTAAGGCAAAGACTTTCCGGCCCATCAGTGCAAATCGACCACTGGATGACGACTGTTGGGCTAACCGAAGCAGCCTTTCTAAGTGCCATCGAGCAGTTCACCCGCGAACTCGGAACTCAAAAACCCGCTCGCGTCAATACCAAAAAGCGCGTGCGCAAATCCGCCGAGCAATTAATAACCACATCTCCGATCCCAACACACCTCGTGCCGACCTGGCTTTCGCTCACATTTAGCGACAACGGAGATTCATTAGTAGCCGCAACCGCAAACTGGCGGCCATCGGAAATCATAGAATCGCATTCTTACTCGCTTGAGATGGGCTGGTCGGCTTACAAGGAGGGCAAGTACCTTCAAGCTCGGAGCGCCGTCGATGCCGTGCTGGCTCAAGTCGGACCAGATTGGGGGCCGAACAGTAGCGCCGACGCGCTCCGAAGCTGGAACTGGCTTCGCCTTGTCTCTGAACTCGCCTCTATTGAGCGCGGCGAAATAGTTGACAGTCGGCGTTCGTGGACATCTGTGTGCGAGTTCGCGGTCAGATGCGTCCCAGATGACGAGAAAATAAGCACCTGGCTAGAAAACGCGCTTGGCGACTTTATTACTAGCGACTTGGCTAGCATTCGCGCCCTCACTGCGTACTCGACCAGATTAATCGCCACCTTGGGCCACGAAGAGGCGCTTTCCAGCTACACAAACAGCGAAAAGGCTAGCCTTCGGCAAGCTTGGAAGGAACGCTACTCGCTATCCGGAGACGATGCCCGGAGTACAGCGGCAGCAGCGTCAAGCATCATTCCGCGACTGAAGCAGCTCACTCAAATGCTGTATTTAGGGGCACGGGACAGTACTGCAACTGATCGCACATTAAGTGAAGCGTCTCACGAATTCCTAAATTACCTCGACGAGGCCGAAAGCGAATTCTACGACGAGTGCCTTGAGCTACTTGATGATGCGCAGCGGCTGGATACGAGTGACGCCACTAACCATAGAGACCTCCAAGATGCCCTCGCGGGCCTAACTGAATTTCAAGGAAGAATCGCTAATTCCGGCAGTTCGACTCTGCAGGATTATGTTGCACCCCTTGTTCGCATCACTATCTCACGTCTGGAACAGGCAACAGGCCGCTTAGGAGACCTGTCTCGTCCGGAAGTTCGAATAAGACTGTCTTCCGCAAAGCTTCCGTTCAGCGCGGCCTCGGGGTCCACTTACGACATCTCGTTCACCGTGACAAATCATGGAAACACGGCCGCGGAACAAATCCGGCTAGAAGTTCGCCAACCGGAACTTGGCATCGACTCAGCCGTCGAGTTAGATTCGCTTGGGCCTGGCGCAGAAAGCGAAGTGGCCGTATCAGTATTTGCGTCAGGCAAATCGCGCAAGGCAGTCACACTCGAGTGCCTCACGACTTGGACTGACGCTCTTTTACAACAATTTAATTCAGCACAGCAGGTATCCGCTGAAGACCAGATGCCCGTGACCTGGTCAATCAACGACATCAACCCGTTTAATCTTGGAACCATCTCCGAGCCAGAGCGGTTAGTCGGGCGGGCCGACGATCTGGCCGCGCTGGATGCTCTACTCGCAGGAAAGGCCTCTGCGTACATTACCGGCCACAAGCGTGTAGGCAAGACCTCTTTGACAAGGGTTTTGCTTCGCTCCGTGGCACAAGAAAGAGGTTGGGCTGGGAGCCTATTGCCCCTTGGACGAGCCTTAGGCGAAACGCAGTCTGCAGGAGACCTTGTGTACGCATTACTTGATGAAGTGTTAGACGCAGGAAGAACTACCTACCCGCATGCGTTCCTCAATATCGAGGAAGTGGAAGCGGCCGCTGATGGGAACTTTGCGCGCGCAGCTAATAAGTGGCTGCGCTCCGCGGCACGTGCTCTTCCTAAGGACGGTAGGGTTGTGATAGCTATTGATGATTTCGATGAGCTGCCGTCGCATTTAGTAACAGGGCCGCAAGCAGACTCACTCTTTCTATTCTTACGCTCATTAGTCGACGAGCCTTGGTTGAATCTAATCGTCGTGGGCAGCGAAGTCCTGCCGTCTATTATTCAGGCTCAAGCGCATAAGCTCAATCAAGTCGTGCCGGTTTCGGTCACCAATTTTTCCACACGCTCCTCTACTGCTGAGTTGCTACAGTCGCCGACGTCTGACCGCCTGGAATGGGTACCGGCCTCTATTGACCGGATGCACTATCTGTGTGCTGGCAATCCATACTACGAGACCCTCGTCGCGCAACGCCTCTGGCAAATGATGCGCGAACGCTACAGGTCCGTGGTCATGGCGTCAGACGTCGATGAAGCCGCAATATTCGTGGCGCGTTCCGCGTCAGAATCGAACTTTGTACATCTTTGGGCCGACAGCACAAGTGGTCTAGCACACACGGGGCGCAGTGCCATTGTGGCGAGCGCGGTCTTGCGCTCGATCGCCCGATGTGGTGGAGACACATTGGCACCGGCAAGTCCGGAGGAAGTTACGCGGCTCGCTCAAAGCTGGATCCAAACGGCCACGACGGACGAACTGCTGCAGGCTATAGCAGCACTCACATCTCGAGACATTGTTCGACCGGGTCCTTCCGCGGGCCGTCTATTAATAAGCATCCCTCTTGTAGGTGTATGGCTACAGGAGGCTGGCGCCCGGGCGCTCGATGGTATTTATGCCAATTCGAAGCACGCTACCGCGACCGTGCGCATGATCACTGATTCAGACCTTGTGAGCCTCGCTCGCGGCCTGCGATACAAGGGGGAGCAGGTCACGGAAATTCGAATTAAGGCGTGGTTGGAACAATTTGGCGGCAACGACAGTCAGTATCTCGCATTTAAAATGCTCCGGCGTATGATCATGGACGGATATTTCACGTCAACCCGCATCCAGAATACTGAACTTCCCCGGCTATCCACGGCTGTGAATAAGCTATCAGCCGCGCGGATGCACATCCGCGAAGCAAATAACCAAAATGTGCGAAACGCTCTTCTAATTGATCACGGAAAAGCCGGCGACAGCACGCAAGGCACGCTTGCACTACTTGCCAAGGCATTAAAAATAAAAAAGGCCAACATTGTTCAGCTGGCTGATCTTGCGGACCGCATGAAAGGCGTGAAGTCTGACGTTGTTCTCTATCTTCTCGACGATTACTCCGGCAGCGGAAACCATCTTTCCAGCGAACTAGATAAGGTGACGGAGGTCGTCTTAAGCATGGGAGATGAATGGGTAGAAAAAACTCACGTGGTTGTAGGGGCTTGTATTGTCGCTGAGGCGACCAGCCTTGCGAGCCCTACAGTTCCATTTTCGCTGGAGACAGTTTATGGGAGACTTTTGGGTGAGCGCTTTCGGCCATTCAGCGAGGAATCGGGGGTCTATGATTCACGAAAAGAAAAGGAGGACGCTGAAGAAATGACCATGTCTATCGGTAATGCCTTGTTGCCCAATAATCCTCTGGGATTTGGTGGGGCCGCCCTTTTGACCCTATTTGAGTTCAACTGCCCCAACAACGTTGCCCCTATATTCTGGAAGGCGGGCGAGGTGGCTGGCCGAGATTGGATACCCCTCTTCGAGCGGTCGACGTAG
- the ychF gene encoding redox-regulated ATPase YchF, translated as MALTIAIVGLPNVGKSTLFNALTKNQVLAANYPFATIEPNVGVVNLPDPRLEVLAGLFGSEKILPAPVSFVDIAGIVRGASEGEGLGNQFLANIREADAIAQVVRGFEDEDVVHVDGRVDAASDMETINTELILADLQTLERAEPRYEKELKTKRIEPVVLETAKAAREWLDSGKPLSASSIDLEPVRELGLLTAKPFIYVFNVDEQVLGDKDKLAELAALVAPAQAVFLDAKIESELIELDPEDAAEMLASTGQEESGLDQLARIGFETLGLQTYLTAGPKETRAWTIGRGWKAPQAAGVIHTDFEKGFIKAEVISYDDLVETGSIAEARSKGKARIEGKEYVMQDGDVVEFRFNN; from the coding sequence GTGGCTCTCACTATCGCGATCGTCGGTCTCCCCAACGTCGGCAAGTCGACGCTCTTCAACGCCCTGACCAAGAACCAGGTGCTCGCCGCGAACTACCCGTTCGCGACGATCGAGCCGAACGTGGGCGTGGTGAACCTCCCGGACCCGCGCCTCGAGGTGCTCGCCGGCCTCTTCGGCAGCGAGAAGATCCTCCCCGCGCCCGTCTCCTTCGTCGACATCGCGGGCATCGTCCGCGGCGCGAGCGAGGGCGAGGGCCTCGGCAACCAGTTCCTCGCGAACATCCGCGAGGCCGACGCGATCGCGCAGGTCGTCCGCGGCTTCGAGGACGAGGACGTCGTGCACGTCGACGGCCGTGTGGACGCGGCGAGCGACATGGAGACCATCAACACCGAGCTGATCCTCGCCGACCTGCAGACCCTCGAGCGCGCTGAGCCGCGCTACGAGAAGGAGCTGAAGACGAAGCGCATCGAGCCCGTCGTGCTCGAGACCGCGAAGGCCGCGCGCGAGTGGCTCGACTCGGGCAAGCCGCTGTCGGCGTCCTCCATCGACCTCGAGCCCGTGCGCGAGCTCGGGCTGCTGACCGCCAAGCCCTTCATCTACGTGTTCAACGTCGACGAGCAGGTGCTCGGCGACAAGGACAAGCTCGCCGAGCTCGCCGCCCTCGTGGCACCCGCCCAGGCCGTGTTCCTCGACGCGAAGATCGAGTCGGAGCTCATCGAGCTCGACCCCGAGGACGCCGCCGAGATGCTCGCGAGCACCGGCCAGGAGGAGTCGGGCCTCGACCAGCTCGCCCGCATCGGCTTCGAGACCCTGGGCCTCCAGACCTACCTGACGGCGGGCCCGAAGGAGACGCGGGCCTGGACCATCGGCCGTGGCTGGAAGGCCCCGCAGGCGGCCGGCGTGATCCACACCGACTTCGAGAAGGGCTTCATCAAGGCCGAGGTCATCTCCTACGACGACCTGGTCGAGACCGGCTCCATCGCCGAGGCGCGCTCGAAGGGCAAGGCCCGCATCGAGGGCAAGGAGTACGTCATGCAGGATGGCGACGTTGTGGAGTTCCGGTTCAACAACTGA
- a CDS encoding 3'-5' exonuclease, with translation MPLDFTAIDFETANNSSASACSVGLVKVRDGVVVETASWLIRPPAGHDTFSVWNTRIHGIVEGDVAAADGWADQLPRLMAFAGDDHLVAHNARFDMGVIQGACKATALIPPPYSYLCSLQVARRTYTLDSYRLPVAARAAGFEDFSHHEALADARACAAIVVHAAGRHGAASIAGLAEAAGVGLGRIGAPRTQTVTQASAAATPPIDWA, from the coding sequence ATGCCGTTGGACTTCACCGCGATCGACTTCGAGACCGCCAACAACTCGTCGGCGAGCGCGTGCTCGGTGGGTCTCGTGAAGGTCCGCGACGGCGTCGTGGTCGAGACCGCGTCCTGGCTCATCCGGCCGCCCGCGGGGCACGACACCTTCTCGGTCTGGAACACGCGGATCCACGGCATCGTGGAAGGCGACGTGGCCGCCGCCGACGGCTGGGCCGACCAGCTACCCCGCCTCATGGCGTTCGCGGGCGACGACCACCTCGTCGCCCACAACGCGCGCTTCGACATGGGCGTGATCCAGGGCGCGTGCAAGGCGACCGCGCTCATCCCGCCGCCGTACTCCTACCTCTGCAGCCTCCAGGTCGCGCGCCGCACGTACACGCTCGACTCGTACCGGCTGCCGGTCGCCGCGCGGGCCGCGGGCTTCGAGGACTTCTCGCACCACGAGGCGCTGGCGGACGCGCGGGCGTGCGCCGCGATCGTCGTGCACGCGGCAGGCCGGCACGGCGCCGCGTCGATCGCAGGGCTGGCGGAGGCGGCGGGCGTGGGCCTCGGCCGCATCGGCGCGCCGCGCACGCAGACAGTCACGCAGGCCTCGGCCGCCGCGACGCCGCCCATCGACTGGGCCTGA